TGGCCAAAGCCATCTTCATCTTCATGGCGTAGGTGTCTTCGGCCACCTGGACCAGGCTCCGGCAGCCGGGCATGCAGCGCTCCAGCACACTTGGGTCCTGGAGCGCCCGATAACACTGCTCCTGATCCAGGGCGAGAAAGCGGGATCCGCTGATTTTCAATGCGGCCCCCTACAAGGCGGCCTGGATGGCGCGAGCGGTGTAGACGCGAGCCACACTCCTGCGATAGTCGCTGGAGGCGTGCAGATCCGAAATGGCGTCGACGCCCTCATCCACCGCAGCGGAAGCCCTGGCGACGTCGTCTTGGGAACCCGCAGAGCCCTCCAGCAGCGCCTCCACCCCGGTAGCCCGGTAGGCCGTGGCGCTCAGGCCGGTCACACCGACCCGGGCCATGGTGATTCGGCCACCCGAGGTTCGCACCCGGGCCGCCACGCCCACAATGGCAAAGCCCGATGCCGGCTGGCGCAGCTTCTGGTAGCTGACTCCGGTGCCGGCCTCTTCAACAGGCAGGATGAGCTCGGTGATGATCTCGTCCGGTTCCACGGCAGTGGTGAGGGCATCCACAAAGAAATCCCCGATGTCCACCACCCGTTCCGAATCCTTTCGAACTAGCCTGACCTTGGCCTCGAGGGCGCATAGGGCCGCAGGATAATCGGCGGCAGGATCGGCGTGGGCGGCGCTACCGCCCAAGGTGCCCATGTTCCGCACCTGAGCGTCGCCGATATGGCCGGCTGTCTCGGCCAGCAGGGGGCACTTCTCCTGAACCAGGGCCGAGGTGGCCACCTGGTGATGGGTAAGCAGAGCCCCCAGATGCAGGCTGCCACCCTCCTCGGCAATCCGATTCAGGTCGGCAATACGGCCCAGATCCACAACGTGTTCCGGAGCGG
Above is a window of Acidobacteriota bacterium DNA encoding:
- a CDS encoding xanthine dehydrogenase family protein subunit M — its product is MIPQEFNYSRPGTVQEAADLLADGEAKVLAGGMSLIPLMKLRLSAPEHVVDLGRIADLNRIAEEGGSLHLGALLTHHQVATSALVQEKCPLLAETAGHIGDAQVRNMGTLGGSAAHADPAADYPAALCALEAKVRLVRKDSERVVDIGDFFVDALTTAVEPDEIITELILPVEEAGTGVSYQKLRQPASGFAIVGVAARVRTSGGRITMARVGVTGLSATAYRATGVEALLEGSAGSQDDVARASAAVDEGVDAISDLHASSDYRRSVARVYTARAIQAAL